The Candidatus Tumulicola sp. region TACCCCCAGCGCGGTAAACTCGCCGGTGAGTACGGGTTGGTTCCACGACGTCGGTACGAACGATTGTGCGGCGAGATTATAAAACTCGTGCGGCCGCACGTCGGCAACGATCGACGACATCGACGTTTGGTCGAGGAGGTCGCCCGAAACGATTTCGATATCGTCGACGATGTCTCGAATGCGCTCGTGCACCTCGGTACTCGTACGCCGCGTCATACCGACGACACGATAGCCCTTCCCAAGTAAGAACTCGGCCAAATACGAACCGTCTTGGCCCGTGATGCCGGCGATGAGTGCGGTTTTCTGCAACGGTGCTCCGATCGTCGTTTATGCGAATAACTGGCTGCCGGAGCGGCGAAGACGCTCGGCCAACGTAACTGCGATGAATGCTGCGACTTCGCTCGGCAGCGTACCGCGACCGAATCCGGCGTCGTAGCCGAGCTCGGCTGCGAGCAACCCGGTAACGCGCGGACCGCCGCAAACCAACACGACACGGTCGCGTAGCCCTTCGGCCTCCAGCAGTTCGACCAACTCGGTGAAGTTTTTGACGTCGCTGCCTTTCTGGGTGACGATCTGCGACGCGAGGATCGCGTCGACGTCCTTCTCTTTGGTGAACCGGACCAGATCTTCTGCGGCGACTTGGCTACCCAGATTGAACGCCTCGAACCAATGATACCGCTCGAGGCCATAATCGCCCTTGTAGCCTTTCATGTTGAGAATGGCATCGATGCCGACGGTGTGCGCGTCGGTACCGATGCACGCGCCGGCCACGCGAATCTTGCGGCCGACGTTCTCGGCCACGAACGCGTCGACTTCTTCCATCGACATAGCATGTGCGCGCGCCGGCGACGCTTTCACGTTGTCGACGTCGACGCTGTGCGGCGTGCTCGCATACAAGACGAAAAACGAAAAGCCCGTAGCGATCTTCCGGCCTTCAACGACTTGCACGTCGACCAGACCCATGTTTACAGCCAGTTGGCGCGCGGCTTCGTCGGCGGCTTCGTTCCACTCGATCGGCAACGTAAACGACAGTTGCATCTTGCCGTCGTTCATCGTATCGCCGTATGGTTTCACGCCCTGCGTCATGCCGGCACCGTCAGTTCGGCCCGTAATGCGTCTTCGAACGGGTTGAAATATCCGGGTGCGCGTGCGAACACGCCGTCGGCCCCGCGACCGCCGTCGGGCGAGCGTTTGACGTCGGCAAAAAACGCGCCCTCGATCGCCTCCATCAAACCGATCGACGCAACGCGCTCCAATAACACCTCACAACCGGCCAGAACCGACGCGGCGCGCTTTTCGATCGTGCCGCCCGGCTTGACGACGATCTCGTCGCCGAAATGGCGTGCGGTATTCATGACGTAACGCGCGTTATCGATCGACAGAGCCCGGTCGCCGAGAAACGGGGTGTGGATCGCTTCGGTGAGCATTCCGCACAAGTGGATCGTTTGACCCGTCATGACCGACGTTAGGTTGAAAAGCGCGTCGATGAGATGGCCCTTGAAGACGTCGCCGGTCATGTGTTTTGTCGGCGGCATATATTTGAGCGGCGCGTCCGGAAAGACTTGTCGCGTCAGTTGCGCTTGCGCCACTTGAAAAAGAAATCCGTCCTCTAAG contains the following coding sequences:
- a CDS encoding OAM dimerization domain-containing protein is translated as MTQGVKPYGDTMNDGKMQLSFTLPIEWNEAADEAARQLAVNMGLVDVQVVEGRKIATGFSFFVLYASTPHSVDVDNVKASPARAHAMSMEEVDAFVAENVGRKIRVAGACIGTDAHTVGIDAILNMKGYKGDYGLERYHWFEAFNLGSQVAAEDLVRFTKEKDVDAILASQIVTQKGSDVKNFTELVELLEAEGLRDRVVLVCGGPRVTGLLAAELGYDAGFGRGTLPSEVAAFIAVTLAERLRRSGSQLFA